In Paenibacillus sp. FSL R7-0345, a single window of DNA contains:
- a CDS encoding chitobiase/beta-hexosaminidase C-terminal domain-containing protein gives MALKRKSIMGYLIALAVVVVAAVAGGIMAKADPQTWDSKADTSWYVPTNQTFKIDSEAKLAGVAKLVNEGTVDGLKNKILEITRNMDLKDYQWIPIGTAENPFKGTLITDGGLIKTIYNMNTVTNVSFQGLVGNMEGGTVGGLIFDQTGSITVTGVTYDVYAGAAVGKMSGSSIVFDITNNIKISTDAAPYNAYAGGIVGMGEGMISNSINNGTVTAQGSAEIGGILGYGSSRGIIIKKVTNNAAILAQGTDSAVLTAGGIAGHTAGTLSLSDEDTPIINNGSVTISGGSQVAAGGVIGKAVNTVVFSNMTTNTGAVTVNATAAQSSAAGALIGATGAIASPEIGITFVNTAPVMNNGGNNVYTGGIAGYTGSKFTWTHAYINTQPITATGTQNIATGGFVGHAAGGLVTSNAAAAAFENKALLSVNGGTAVYTGGIAGYDAGGNISQASSTGTLNVKGTADVYTGGIVGYEAGGTISSAVTGKTASDLLAITSDGTIGGIAGYLEGTINDAAVKYATLQVTSQGGVVGGIAGNAQGTMNNITAGDAASQGYSTLILKAAVAAPVDGQDNITFGGLAGVNSKPLTLTGGKAARISFLNEAGKSGYTIGGAAGKLTAEAVIGTAAVPVDVRDILVELKADKASFGGGAGNNSAAEFNGHTNRIEIKATGASVKAGGMFGENHSAAANPYNHAEKVIITSTGADNLLGGNTGLNDGQLVNATVTQLSIEAKGVRAEAGGIAGHSEGTADPAGRAGIKSAVLNVPGNDPMITLGAAESKAGAIVGAAKTTDIKDPEVNAENGAEMFIQVLAAKPAVGGFAGTLENSSITSDSKIVNLEGIFILVQPAATDGYIGGMVGYNEFSKLDRLTGTTISLTVNAPRATVGGVAGYNHGNSFGIIANSYISTLNLKANSGAVSSMVGGIVGLNAAQTIDPVLNPAVAVSTIQNTRTLGTVSAESPTSIVGGMVGENRTLIANNSITDKITVISRGNSSIIGGLAGVNTASGTLYYTYSNSNLTIEGTGTHGGGLVGENAGAVLGSYVDIDVTGNAKGTASASVYLGGLIGRNTGTVEQSYSSSKVTANNIYTIVGGLVGEHSSGTIKNSYVAKSVAATKANSYVGGFIGRITNGKVSNVYSAAQVTAGTGAYAGGFAGRYDNASKELLYKSYYIKDEALNINSDLPDFAEGNHRWLNVHVRLTTILSETLKDRMVFPGLSGWDFDGAWKYGSLNAVYQYPEVNRAANTGGDIGNDVNANINWYMKDRNAIRFEITTEAELAGLAAIVNGTIAGADKFDFADRTVTVMNPIHIQSKQWVPIGDKEENPFEGTFEGSNHLIDGLTLQPVYTYSGLFGVIGTKAVVQNINLEPLSVAGNQYTGVLAGMNLGTVNNVDLKLLNGIKVSGGIVGGMIGSNSGQISGLQLTLDGGSRIETIADGGITGGLIGENNVDILGSDYVLHDKDGSIGSTADQAVVGGLIGAQSGDVTDLNFEVNSRYKVSSTGAETVTGGIIGHFLSGQAANLTLTFTDGSVAASGLDSILGGIIGRSDAGNTISNITVTGSGSGVQLTANGTVGGVAGVKEGKLGGNKLARTVEANSFDIDHAVVQDVKLATTADSLKAVAGGIAGATSAVAINDVRAGAAIQAAGETISAGGILGEGINSILYNADSSPDLQVAAKNTEVSVGGIAGIISADDMDRGFDFGKGYPLYNGIYVAKVHNSNITVTGADNTANLFVGGLTGKNNNASIYSSEVESGLNVTGGNTANVGGVAGFSNGIIVDTIVKSGLHADNSRVINAGGLVGWGLDGEIHYSKVISGSGQALSIGSAVTLGQSVPATRAGGVIGLGDFIQITHTHTDIPVLVTDINQDNTIYAGGFAGLLGDTDTRTGQIQKSYATGKLNVSGRLGSYVGGFAGSVDHFTITDAYASGDISNTGFDTRSGGFAASVERSGSISNSYALQNKISTVGVKSSTRSYNGGFAGYNDGTLTGVYANVPEISVKVTGNNVSTGALVGYNFRDGKISGSSYTKGTLTAGLNAVGHNAGSAAGAVSSEAVNPLTSDIWFMDYDTTFLNDLADGTITVQTPLQLAGAVMFYNETGLSYYKLFNRTAEDKPELATILLGADINLAGNKWIAFDSFKGVFDGQGHTISGLSLKSAEQKTAGFIKENYGQILNVNFTGADISGAVTSGIAAGINHTGAVIRNVNVSGSVAGGTTAGGAAGLNQGTIEKVSNDGVKLSGQSRIGGIAGRNAGVIHNTVSKGNLDLTATLAGGGIAGENSAEGTITESMSYGDIRVASAQAIAGGISGLNAGEIKNSYSAGAVSAEGMSTAWAGGIAGLAESGSISSSLNTGEVKAGVKGQILPMQAFFGGIAGQKSDHATISQSLFNRQMLKNNIAYYNLDGKAVAGNSSSAMGLLGTELTGPNLPAGLDAGSWNAQTSFYPVLLAFNGTDEGTLASAAVILNPRDLINRVGSAFNLSASGALVWSADPSKAVVNGAAGSLKQGSSAVLTATAGGHSRNITINAAALKYPEFAKAPVATPVAKTFTDEVKVELTTDEPGGSIYYTLDGSTPTETSLPYSEAIVLKATTTIKAITIAEGKEYSPVTSGTWTLEAPVSSGGGGGGGGGGGFVPAPAPEPEPVITAITSNATVNGDSEAPVTVAKNSKLKLTAPEGQVIYYTLDGSTPTVNSTKYTGELLITGNMTIKMITDQDDTVITIEYAVENAKYSLKSTAGEVKYMTAYTDGTFKPSAAITRYELISSLAPLLNMENVNVGNLFNDVTAEHEALTAFFASAGIIQGYPDGGFGGTKGLTRAEFAKIMTTVLNLDMNTAGTTKQSDLKGHWSEQYVNALSKAGYVQGFPDGTFKPNAPITRAEAVVMINRIVGTKKLTVTAVKYKDLPATHWAFKDIMSVVQ, from the coding sequence ATGGCTTTGAAGCGGAAATCAATTATGGGTTATCTGATAGCGCTGGCAGTGGTTGTCGTTGCGGCAGTTGCCGGAGGCATCATGGCCAAGGCTGATCCGCAAACCTGGGACAGCAAGGCGGATACCAGCTGGTATGTCCCGACGAACCAAACCTTTAAGATTGACAGCGAGGCGAAGCTTGCAGGGGTTGCAAAGCTCGTTAACGAGGGAACCGTAGACGGTTTGAAAAACAAAATTCTTGAGATTACACGCAATATGGATCTCAAGGATTATCAATGGATCCCGATCGGTACAGCCGAGAATCCTTTCAAGGGTACTCTGATTACTGACGGCGGTTTGATCAAAACAATCTATAACATGAATACTGTTACCAATGTGTCCTTTCAGGGACTTGTCGGCAACATGGAAGGCGGCACGGTGGGCGGTCTGATTTTTGACCAGACGGGCTCAATCACCGTTACCGGTGTAACTTATGATGTATATGCAGGAGCTGCAGTAGGTAAAATGAGCGGCAGCAGTATTGTTTTTGATATCACCAATAATATCAAAATCAGCACTGACGCAGCTCCTTACAACGCCTATGCAGGCGGAATCGTCGGTATGGGCGAAGGAATGATTTCGAACTCCATTAATAACGGAACCGTTACGGCACAGGGTTCTGCTGAAATCGGCGGTATTCTGGGCTATGGCAGTTCCAGAGGCATTATTATTAAAAAAGTTACCAACAATGCAGCTATCCTTGCCCAGGGCACGGACAGTGCGGTCTTGACCGCCGGCGGGATTGCAGGTCACACTGCAGGAACGCTTAGTCTCAGTGATGAAGATACACCGATCATCAATAACGGCTCTGTCACGATTAGCGGAGGCAGCCAGGTTGCGGCAGGCGGAGTTATCGGGAAAGCCGTTAACACTGTGGTATTCTCCAACATGACTACTAATACTGGTGCAGTTACAGTGAATGCAACAGCGGCACAAAGCTCGGCAGCCGGTGCGCTGATCGGGGCAACCGGAGCCATTGCCAGTCCGGAGATCGGAATTACGTTTGTTAATACCGCTCCAGTAATGAATAACGGCGGCAATAATGTATACACCGGAGGAATTGCCGGATACACCGGCAGCAAATTCACCTGGACGCATGCATATATCAACACGCAGCCGATTACAGCTACAGGAACGCAGAATATAGCTACAGGCGGATTCGTAGGACACGCTGCAGGCGGGCTGGTAACCAGCAATGCTGCTGCAGCAGCGTTTGAGAACAAGGCGCTTCTCTCGGTTAACGGGGGAACAGCAGTATACACCGGCGGAATTGCCGGTTATGATGCAGGCGGGAATATCAGCCAGGCATCCTCCACAGGTACATTAAATGTAAAAGGTACAGCTGATGTATACACTGGCGGTATCGTAGGATATGAAGCCGGAGGAACCATCTCATCGGCTGTAACCGGTAAGACAGCAAGCGATTTGCTGGCAATCACTTCTGACGGTACGATCGGCGGAATCGCCGGCTATCTGGAAGGTACTATTAATGATGCAGCAGTTAAATATGCAACACTTCAAGTAACGTCTCAAGGCGGGGTTGTCGGCGGGATTGCCGGTAACGCGCAAGGAACAATGAACAACATCACTGCCGGAGATGCAGCTTCGCAAGGCTACAGCACCTTGATTCTGAAGGCTGCGGTGGCTGCTCCGGTTGATGGACAGGACAATATCACATTTGGCGGACTTGCAGGTGTGAATAGTAAGCCGCTTACCCTGACTGGCGGTAAGGCTGCCCGGATCAGCTTCCTGAATGAAGCCGGCAAAAGCGGCTATACCATTGGCGGCGCCGCAGGTAAGCTTACTGCAGAAGCGGTTATCGGTACTGCGGCAGTACCTGTAGACGTACGGGATATTCTGGTTGAATTGAAGGCCGATAAGGCAAGCTTCGGCGGCGGCGCAGGGAACAACTCGGCTGCCGAGTTCAACGGACACACAAACCGTATTGAAATCAAGGCAACAGGCGCTTCGGTAAAAGCGGGCGGAATGTTCGGTGAGAACCATTCGGCAGCAGCAAATCCGTACAACCATGCTGAGAAGGTAATCATCACCTCCACAGGTGCGGATAACCTGCTTGGCGGTAATACCGGCCTGAATGACGGACAACTGGTTAATGCTACAGTTACCCAGCTGTCTATTGAAGCAAAGGGTGTACGTGCAGAAGCCGGCGGGATCGCCGGACATTCGGAAGGAACAGCAGATCCTGCCGGACGGGCCGGAATCAAATCTGCTGTGCTGAATGTTCCGGGAAATGACCCGATGATTACGCTGGGCGCGGCGGAATCCAAAGCAGGAGCAATTGTAGGGGCTGCTAAAACTACGGACATTAAAGATCCGGAAGTAAACGCAGAGAATGGTGCTGAAATGTTTATCCAGGTTCTGGCTGCTAAACCGGCAGTCGGCGGCTTTGCAGGTACCCTGGAGAACAGCAGCATCACCAGTGACAGCAAAATCGTAAATCTGGAAGGCATATTCATTCTGGTTCAGCCAGCCGCTACAGATGGTTATATTGGCGGTATGGTCGGCTACAACGAATTCTCCAAGCTTGATCGTCTGACAGGTACAACGATCAGCCTGACAGTTAATGCGCCGCGTGCTACTGTCGGCGGGGTTGCAGGCTATAACCATGGCAACTCTTTTGGAATCATCGCGAACAGCTATATCAGTACGCTGAATCTGAAAGCGAACAGCGGAGCGGTTTCGTCTATGGTCGGGGGAATTGTGGGCTTGAATGCAGCCCAGACCATTGATCCCGTATTGAATCCCGCTGTAGCAGTCAGCACCATTCAGAATACACGTACGCTCGGTACGGTGTCCGCTGAGTCACCTACTTCAATTGTAGGCGGAATGGTCGGAGAGAACCGAACTCTGATTGCGAACAACAGTATTACAGATAAGATTACGGTAATCTCAAGAGGCAATTCATCCATCATCGGCGGTTTGGCTGGTGTAAATACGGCTTCAGGAACGCTCTACTATACGTATTCCAACTCCAACCTGACCATTGAGGGTACAGGTACCCATGGCGGAGGATTGGTTGGTGAGAATGCAGGGGCGGTTCTCGGTTCCTATGTAGATATCGACGTTACCGGTAATGCAAAAGGAACAGCAAGCGCTTCGGTCTACCTCGGCGGACTGATCGGCAGAAATACAGGTACCGTGGAGCAATCCTATTCTTCCTCTAAAGTTACGGCCAACAACATCTATACCATTGTCGGCGGTTTGGTCGGGGAGCACTCCAGCGGGACAATCAAGAACTCTTACGTCGCGAAAAGCGTAGCAGCTACCAAAGCTAATTCCTACGTAGGCGGCTTCATCGGCAGAATTACGAACGGTAAAGTAAGCAATGTATACTCGGCGGCGCAGGTTACTGCCGGTACAGGCGCTTATGCCGGCGGTTTCGCCGGACGTTACGACAATGCAAGCAAAGAACTGCTCTACAAGTCGTATTACATTAAAGATGAAGCACTGAATATCAACAGCGATCTGCCTGACTTTGCTGAGGGGAATCACCGCTGGCTGAATGTGCATGTCCGGCTGACTACCATTCTGTCGGAAACATTGAAGGACAGAATGGTGTTCCCAGGATTGTCGGGCTGGGACTTTGACGGAGCCTGGAAATACGGCTCGCTCAACGCGGTCTACCAGTATCCTGAGGTGAACCGTGCAGCTAATACCGGCGGCGATATCGGCAATGATGTCAATGCCAATATCAACTGGTATATGAAGGACAGAAATGCCATCCGCTTTGAGATAACTACTGAAGCGGAGCTTGCAGGTCTTGCAGCCATCGTCAACGGCACCATTGCCGGAGCGGATAAATTCGACTTTGCGGACAGAACCGTAACCGTCATGAATCCGATTCATATCCAGTCCAAACAATGGGTACCGATTGGCGACAAAGAAGAGAATCCTTTCGAAGGAACCTTTGAAGGAAGCAATCACTTGATTGACGGCCTGACGCTGCAGCCGGTGTACACTTATTCCGGATTGTTCGGGGTTATTGGAACAAAGGCTGTTGTGCAGAACATCAATCTGGAGCCGCTCTCTGTAGCCGGCAACCAGTACACCGGTGTTCTTGCCGGGATGAACCTGGGTACAGTAAACAATGTTGACCTTAAACTGCTGAATGGCATAAAAGTCAGCGGCGGAATTGTCGGCGGGATGATCGGCAGCAACTCAGGCCAAATTTCAGGCCTGCAGCTTACGCTGGACGGCGGAAGCCGGATCGAGACCATTGCTGACGGCGGCATTACCGGAGGTCTGATCGGCGAGAACAACGTGGATATTTTAGGATCTGACTATGTATTACACGATAAAGACGGCAGTATCGGCTCCACGGCAGATCAAGCGGTAGTCGGAGGACTTATCGGTGCCCAGAGCGGGGACGTAACCGATCTGAATTTTGAAGTGAACTCAAGATACAAAGTTTCCTCTACCGGAGCAGAAACGGTTACCGGCGGAATCATCGGGCATTTCCTGTCCGGTCAAGCAGCGAACCTGACGCTGACCTTTACTGACGGATCAGTGGCAGCAAGCGGTCTGGACTCCATCCTTGGCGGTATCATCGGACGGTCGGATGCCGGAAACACCATCAGCAATATTACAGTGACAGGCTCCGGCAGCGGCGTACAGCTGACTGCGAACGGTACTGTCGGTGGGGTTGCAGGTGTTAAAGAAGGCAAACTGGGCGGTAATAAGTTAGCCCGTACTGTGGAGGCTAACAGCTTTGACATCGACCATGCCGTTGTTCAAGATGTGAAACTGGCTACTACAGCAGATAGCCTGAAAGCTGTTGCCGGCGGGATCGCCGGAGCAACATCAGCAGTGGCGATCAATGATGTCCGTGCAGGTGCTGCAATTCAGGCAGCCGGTGAGACAATTTCAGCCGGAGGTATTCTGGGTGAAGGCATCAATTCGATCCTCTATAATGCGGATTCGTCTCCTGATCTTCAGGTAGCGGCCAAGAACACCGAAGTTTCAGTCGGTGGTATTGCCGGAATCATCTCAGCGGATGATATGGACCGGGGCTTTGACTTCGGAAAAGGCTATCCGTTGTACAACGGTATTTATGTTGCTAAGGTTCATAACAGCAATATTACAGTAACAGGAGCGGACAACACAGCTAATCTGTTCGTGGGCGGACTTACAGGCAAGAACAATAATGCCTCTATTTACAGCTCGGAGGTTGAATCCGGTCTGAACGTGACTGGCGGTAATACAGCTAATGTTGGCGGAGTAGCCGGATTCAGCAACGGTATCATTGTTGATACCATCGTGAAGAGCGGTCTGCATGCTGATAATAGCAGAGTGATTAATGCCGGCGGACTTGTTGGCTGGGGACTGGACGGAGAGATTCATTACAGTAAAGTAATCTCCGGCTCCGGACAAGCTCTTTCCATCGGCTCGGCAGTAACACTGGGGCAATCTGTACCGGCAACACGTGCCGGCGGAGTCATTGGCTTGGGTGATTTCATCCAAATCACACATACCCATACAGATATTCCGGTACTGGTTACAGATATCAATCAGGATAATACAATCTATGCAGGCGGCTTTGCCGGACTTCTGGGTGATACCGATACCCGCACTGGACAGATCCAGAAATCCTATGCAACAGGCAAGCTGAATGTCAGCGGCAGACTGGGTTCTTATGTCGGCGGCTTCGCTGGCTCAGTCGATCATTTCACGATCACGGATGCCTATGCTTCCGGTGATATCAGCAACACCGGCTTTGATACCCGCAGCGGCGGTTTCGCAGCATCGGTTGAGCGAAGCGGCAGCATCAGCAACTCTTACGCTTTGCAGAACAAAATTTCTACAGTAGGAGTGAAGTCTTCGACCCGCTCTTACAACGGCGGCTTTGCCGGCTATAATGACGGGACTTTGACAGGCGTATATGCAAATGTTCCGGAGATTTCAGTTAAAGTAACAGGCAATAACGTTTCTACAGGCGCGCTGGTCGGCTACAACTTCCGGGATGGCAAAATCTCCGGTTCGTCGTATACGAAAGGTACGCTGACGGCAGGCCTGAATGCTGTAGGTCATAATGCAGGTTCGGCAGCAGGTGCTGTGAGTTCAGAAGCGGTTAATCCGCTGACTTCGGACATCTGGTTCATGGATTATGACACAACATTCCTGAACGATTTGGCTGATGGAACGATTACGGTTCAAACTCCGCTGCAACTGGCGGGTGCAGTCATGTTCTATAACGAGACAGGATTGAGTTATTACAAGCTGTTCAACAGAACGGCAGAAGACAAACCGGAGCTGGCAACGATCCTGCTGGGGGCAGATATTAACCTTGCCGGAAACAAATGGATCGCATTTGACAGCTTCAAGGGAGTATTTGACGGTCAAGGCCATACGATTAGCGGACTTTCACTGAAATCGGCAGAGCAGAAGACAGCCGGATTCATTAAAGAAAACTATGGCCAGATTCTGAATGTAAACTTTACCGGAGCGGATATTTCCGGCGCAGTAACTTCCGGTATTGCTGCAGGGATCAACCACACAGGTGCAGTAATCCGCAATGTTAACGTCAGCGGTTCCGTAGCCGGCGGTACTACAGCGGGTGGAGCTGCCGGGCTGAATCAGGGAACCATCGAGAAGGTTTCTAATGACGGAGTCAAGCTTTCGGGACAGAGCCGCATTGGCGGAATTGCCGGACGCAATGCCGGTGTTATCCACAATACAGTATCCAAAGGCAATCTGGACCTCACCGCTACACTGGCAGGCGGCGGAATTGCCGGTGAGAACAGTGCGGAAGGTACAATTACCGAGTCGATGTCTTACGGAGATATCCGTGTGGCTTCGGCCCAGGCCATTGCCGGTGGAATCAGCGGCCTGAATGCAGGAGAGATAAAGAACAGCTATTCTGCCGGAGCCGTCTCCGCAGAAGGAATGTCAACAGCATGGGCTGGCGGTATTGCCGGTCTGGCTGAGAGCGGATCCATTTCTTCTTCCCTGAATACCGGGGAAGTCAAAGCTGGAGTGAAAGGACAGATTTTGCCGATGCAGGCCTTCTTCGGAGGGATTGCCGGACAGAAATCTGATCATGCAACGATCAGCCAGTCCTTATTCAACAGACAAATGCTGAAGAATAATATTGCCTACTACAACCTGGACGGCAAAGCAGTGGCTGGCAACAGCAGCAGTGCAATGGGGCTTCTCGGCACTGAACTTACCGGACCGAATCTTCCTGCAGGTCTGGATGCCGGAAGCTGGAACGCACAAACCAGCTTCTATCCGGTACTTCTGGCCTTTAATGGAACAGACGAAGGAACACTGGCATCAGCGGCAGTAATACTGAACCCGCGGGATCTGATTAACCGTGTAGGTTCGGCGTTTAACCTAAGCGCCAGCGGAGCACTGGTATGGAGTGCAGATCCATCCAAGGCTGTTGTGAACGGTGCTGCAGGATCATTGAAACAGGGAAGCAGTGCTGTGCTGACAGCAACAGCAGGCGGACATAGCAGAAATATTACCATTAATGCAGCTGCTCTGAAATACCCTGAATTTGCCAAAGCACCGGTAGCAACACCTGTTGCGAAGACCTTCACGGATGAAGTGAAGGTTGAACTGACAACGGATGAGCCGGGCGGCAGCATCTACTACACGCTGGACGGTTCAACTCCTACAGAGACTTCTCTGCCATATAGCGAAGCAATCGTTCTGAAGGCTACAACGACAATTAAGGCGATTACAATTGCTGAGGGTAAAGAGTACAGTCCGGTAACAAGCGGCACCTGGACGCTGGAAGCTCCTGTATCCAGCGGCGGCGGTGGCGGTGGTGGTGGCGGCGGAGGATTTGTACCTGCCCCGGCTCCAGAGCCGGAACCGGTAATTACAGCCATCACAAGCAATGCTACAGTAAACGGCGACAGTGAAGCACCAGTTACAGTTGCCAAGAACAGCAAGCTGAAGCTGACTGCTCCTGAAGGACAGGTAATCTACTACACGCTCGACGGCAGCACTCCAACGGTGAACAGCACGAAGTACACGGGAGAGCTTCTGATTACAGGAAATATGACGATCAAAATGATCACAGATCAGGATGATACCGTCATTACCATCGAGTACGCAGTTGAAAATGCCAAGTACAGCCTGAAGAGCACTGCCGGCGAGGTCAAGTATATGACTGCATATACAGACGGTACATTCAAACCAAGCGCAGCGATTACAAGATATGAACTGATCTCTTCCCTGGCGCCGCTGCTTAATATGGAGAATGTAAATGTAGGCAATCTGTTCAACGATGTAACAGCTGAGCATGAAGCGCTGACCGCATTCTTTGCTTCAGCCGGTATCATCCAGGGATACCCTGACGGCGGATTTGGCGGTACAAAAGGCTTGACAAGAGCCGAGTTTGCGAAGATTATGACTACAGTGCTTAATCTGGATATGAACACCGCCGGTACTACCAAACAGTCCGATCTGAAGGGCCACTGGTCCGAACAGTATGTTAATGCTCTGTCCAAAGCAGGGTATGTGCAAGGCTTCCCTGACGGAACCTTCAAACCGAACGCTCCGATTACGCGTGCAGAGGCTGTTGTTATGATCAACCGGATTGTCGGCACCAAGAAGCTGACCGTTACGGCTGTGAAATACAAGGATCTGCCTGCCACACACTGGGCGTTCAAAGATATCATGTCAGTAGTGCAATAA
- a CDS encoding serine protease, with protein sequence MKKQLAYLCIIVSLLSAAFFYNGTTNADTPVVNNAEQTYQLAEKAMFYLRVLKSDGTASSTGTGIILSSGGTAVTAYHVVKGAERMEGILSDGTVISPLRVTKYDELKDVAVLELPSPAAMKLKNNAYSYLEVRKSAVKHGESVFALGYPLKNTNIITEGIVNTPAAEINGRSRILTSAQIASGMSGGPLMDAHGQLAGVISGSLRTMNNIHLIINNDDLRSLLPATLK encoded by the coding sequence ATGAAAAAGCAACTGGCCTATCTGTGCATTATAGTCTCCCTGTTGTCTGCAGCCTTCTTTTACAATGGTACTACCAATGCCGATACGCCAGTTGTCAACAATGCTGAACAGACCTATCAGCTTGCAGAGAAGGCAATGTTCTATCTGCGGGTATTGAAAAGCGACGGGACGGCAAGCTCCACGGGGACGGGAATTATCCTGTCCTCCGGCGGAACTGCGGTAACTGCGTACCATGTTGTAAAAGGTGCAGAGCGGATGGAAGGTATACTATCTGACGGGACTGTAATCAGCCCGCTCAGAGTGACCAAGTATGATGAGCTTAAAGATGTAGCTGTGCTTGAGCTGCCTTCACCGGCAGCAATGAAGCTCAAGAATAATGCCTACTCTTACCTTGAGGTGCGCAAATCTGCAGTGAAGCATGGTGAGTCGGTATTCGCGCTGGGGTACCCGCTGAAGAACACCAATATTATTACTGAGGGCATCGTCAATACGCCTGCAGCCGAGATTAACGGCCGCAGCCGGATTTTGACCTCGGCCCAGATTGCCAGCGGAATGTCCGGAGGACCGCTTATGGACGCACACGGCCAGCTGGCCGGAGTGATTTCGGGTTCCCTGAGAACGATGAATAATATTCATCTGATCATTAACAATGATGATCTCCGCAGCCTGCTGCCCGCGACGCTGAAGTAG
- a CDS encoding response regulator: protein MIRAFLLDVNQEDLYNLAAMLHRSGKIAVIGMSSHPQSALEQMAGLQPDVLFLDLQLHGLQGVLVAEQIKQQLPEIQIVVTTGSKQHALWAFDQAIVDYLLKPLEEERLGQSLERLRKGS, encoded by the coding sequence ATGATTAGAGCGTTTTTGCTGGATGTGAATCAGGAGGATCTCTACAATCTGGCTGCCATGCTGCACAGATCAGGAAAAATTGCTGTGATCGGGATGTCTTCTCATCCGCAGAGCGCTTTGGAGCAGATGGCCGGCCTGCAGCCGGATGTGCTGTTTCTGGATCTTCAGCTTCATGGCCTGCAGGGAGTGCTGGTTGCCGAGCAGATCAAGCAGCAGCTGCCGGAGATTCAGATCGTGGTTACGACGGGAAGCAAGCAGCATGCGCTATGGGCATTTGACCAGGCGATTGTCGACTATCTTTTAAAGCCGCTTGAAGAAGAAAGGCTGGGCCAATCGCTGGAACGGCTGCGTAAAGGCAGCTGA
- a CDS encoding MalY/PatB family protein: MYDFERKVDRRNTRSYKWDQSEKLFGNSNILPLWVADMDFESPPAVKEALVRRIESGIYGYSVTGDSYKQAIVSWYSRRHDWELQPEWITDSPGIVTSLSLSVELLTQPGDEVILQSPVYYPFYDVINMNDRKVAKNPLILKDGRYEMDYGHLEGLMQGGAKLLLLCNPHNPGGTVWKREELLRLGELCLRYGVTVISDEIHCDMIMPGHKHIPFASLSEELADITVTTLAATKTFNLPGLQTSYIVASNPELRRKFERKLKALSLHMSHFFAQEAVEAAYNEGEAWLDELILHIAGNAEYAISYLAEHLPAVKVMRPEATYLLWMNCRALGLDAAGLKKLMYKEAEVAFNEGSVFGTEGEGHLRINLACPRSVLIEALQRFSRAAAPYVQQ, from the coding sequence ATGTACGATTTCGAACGCAAAGTAGACCGCCGCAATACCCGATCCTATAAATGGGACCAGAGTGAAAAGCTGTTTGGCAACAGTAATATTCTGCCGCTGTGGGTAGCGGATATGGATTTTGAGAGCCCTCCAGCGGTAAAAGAAGCGCTAGTCCGCCGGATTGAATCCGGGATCTACGGCTACAGTGTGACCGGCGACTCTTACAAGCAGGCGATTGTCAGCTGGTACAGCCGGCGCCATGACTGGGAGCTTCAGCCGGAATGGATCACCGACTCCCCGGGGATCGTAACCTCGCTGAGTCTTTCCGTTGAGCTGCTTACCCAGCCTGGGGATGAGGTCATTCTGCAATCACCGGTGTATTATCCGTTTTATGATGTCATTAATATGAATGACCGTAAGGTAGCCAAGAATCCGCTGATTCTGAAGGACGGCCGCTATGAAATGGACTACGGGCATCTCGAAGGGCTGATGCAGGGCGGCGCCAAGCTGCTGCTGCTGTGCAATCCGCACAATCCGGGCGGAACTGTGTGGAAGCGTGAGGAGCTGCTGCGTCTGGGCGAGCTGTGCCTGCGTTACGGGGTAACGGTCATTTCCGATGAAATCCATTGCGATATGATCATGCCGGGACATAAGCATATTCCGTTTGCTTCACTGTCAGAGGAATTGGCTGACATTACGGTTACCACACTGGCAGCAACCAAAACGTTCAATCTGCCTGGCCTGCAGACCTCTTACATTGTGGCCAGCAATCCGGAGCTGCGCCGCAAATTCGAGCGTAAGCTGAAGGCGCTCAGCCTGCACATGTCACATTTTTTTGCCCAGGAAGCGGTAGAGGCTGCTTACAATGAAGGAGAGGCCTGGCTGGACGAGCTGATCCTGCATATTGCCGGAAATGCAGAGTATGCGATCAGCTATCTCGCGGAGCATCTTCCTGCTGTCAAGGTTATGCGTCCCGAGGCTACATATCTGCTCTGGATGAACTGCCGGGCACTCGGGCTGGATGCTGCCGGCCTGAAGAAGCTGATGTACAAGGAAGCGGAAGTTGCCTTTAACGAAGGCTCCGTTTTCGGCACGGAAGGCGAAGGCCATCTGCGCATTAATCTGGCCTGCCCGCGTTCGGTGCTTATTGAAGCCTTGCAACGCTTCAGCCGGGCGGCTGCTCCTTATGTCCAGCAGTAG